The sequence TTTTTTATTTAATTTTTAATAAAATTAAATATAATAAAAGGTAATTTATAATTTATTAGATAAAAAAATAAAAAATTAAAAATAAAAATAATAAATCAACTATAATATTAATAATGGTGATTATATGAAAATAGGTTTAATTTCAGATACACATATACCAGACAGATATAATAAATTACCTAAAAAAGTTTATGAAGCATTTGAATCTGTTGATTTAATTTTACATGCTGGTGACTTAACTGATAAATCGGTTATAGAAGAATTAGAAAAAATAGCACCAACAATTGCAGTACAAGGAAATATGGATAGAAACAATAATATAAATCTTCCAAAATATAAAATAATTGAAAAAGAAAACATAAAAATAGGCTTAATTCATGGAGAAGTTTATCCTAGAGGAGATAAACAACAATTATATTATTTAGCAGAAGAACTAGGTGTAAAAATACTTATTAGTGGACATTCCCATATTCCTGCAATTGACACTGTAAAAGATGTTCTTTTAGTTAATCCTGGAAGTCCAACAAGCCCAAGACTTTCAGATCCCTCAGTAATGGTAATGGAAATAAATGATAAAAATGTGAATATTGAAGCAATAAAGGTTGGAAAACCAACTTGTAAATCAACGATGTTTTTAGAAAAAAATATGAAAAAATAGAATCTATTAAAAGATGTTTATTTAAATTTATAAAATATAATACTTTAAATTAAAAATGATTTTTTGAAAATATCTTAATTCTTAAAATAAACTTTTTAATTTTAATTCTCAAGTATTAAATAATTTTAAATTTTTATAAAATAGAAAAAAATAAATTTATATTAAAAATATTTAAAAAACAAGATTAAAATTTAAAATAAATAATAATTTAGAAATTAAATTATTAAATAAAAATAAAATACATAAAAATTCAGTAGAAAAATAAACATTAAAAGAAGGTAATGAAATATGGGTAGTAGATGGGAAATGGAAAGAAAAAATGATCCATATTATAAAAGAGCAAAAGCTAATGAATATCGTTCAAGAGCATCTTATAAATTAAAACAATTAGATAAAAAATATAGAATTATAAAAAAAGGAGACACTGTAGTAGATTTAGGTGCAGCTCCAGGTGGATGGTCACAAATAGCACTTGAAAAAGTTCAAGAAGATGGAATTGTTGTTGGAGTAGATTTAAATAGAATAAAACCTCTTCCAAATGAAAATTATTATAGAATTAGAGGAGATTTCACAAGCCAAGAAGTTCAAAATAAAATAATGAAACTAATTGGAGGTAAAGCAAAAGTAATTGTTTCTGATGCATCCCCTTCACTCAGTGGAATTAGGGATATAGACCATCTTAGAAGTATTGATTTAATAAATGTTGTAATTGATATTGGAGACAATATTTTAGAAGAACATGGAAATATTGTGATTAAAGTTTTCCAAGGCCCAGAATATAAACATTTAATTGAAAAACTTAAAAAGAAATTTAAAATTTTAAAAACAACAAAACCACCATCATCACGTAAAAAAAGTAGAGAAATGTATATTGTAGGAATAGGTTTTAAAAAACCTAAAAATAATTAAAATACTACTTTTTTACTTTTTAACCTTTTTAAATTCTTCTAATTTTAAAAAAAATACTATTTATATTATTATAAAAATAAAATCAAAACTCATTAATTCTTAAAGAAACTATTAAAAAATCTATATAAAATTATATTATTATTTATAAAATTCAAATAGGAATTTAGATTATAAAATTATAGAATTTGAATTTAAGGCCCATATAAATAATAGAAAAACAATTAAAAAAAACAAGCTTACATAAATACAGTATAAAATACAAAAACAATTAAAAAAACAATAAAAAATAAAAAAATAATATTATGATGAATTAGTAGATTCATCTAATAGTTTTTTAGTGTAGTTAAGTTCTTTTTTAGCAATAGCAATTCTATTGTTAACTTCTTCCGAAGACTTACCTGCTGCTAAAGCACTATCAACATCATCAATATCCCCACTAGATCTAGTTAACTCAAGCTTAATATCATCATATTTAGTATTATCTAGAGAACTTTGAGAATTATTAAATTGTGATTCTAAAGCAGAGTAATTTGATTTTAATTGAGATAATTCATCATATTGATTTCCAGAAGAAATACCTGTGGTAATTCCAGAAGAAACCATATTAAAACCAATATAAGCCACGACCACAATAGTAGCAATAATCATGATTACTCCAAGTATTGATACTAACATGGAAGTAGACTTAAATAAATTTAATCTTGATTTTTTCATAAAAAATCCCTTTTTTTAAGATTATTTAATAATAGTTTGAAATTATAAAAAGTATATTTATTATATATTTTAAATTATTTTTAAAATTTTCTATAAATATAAAAAATTATTAAAAATTCAAATTATTATAAATTAAAAAATTAATAAAAAACTAATTTAAAAAAATAATTCCCATTAAAAATAAGAAAAAACATATAATCTAAGAATACCATTAAAAAATAATTATAAAAAATCTAAAAAATGATGATTATAAAATTAAAATTCATATAAAAAAAATTAGTAATTTTATATAAAATCAATGAAATAATAAAAAATATTTATACAAAATTATAAAAATTTAATAAAAATATGAATAATATTCAAGTACTAAATTATAAAAAACAATTAAAAATTTAGTAATTAACTAATTTTTTATATATAGAAAATCAATGTTAATATAATGAATTCAAATGAAAAAATAAATACAACGATTACAAAATTTGAGGAATTTTTCTCAACACAATATAAGGATGAAATATTTAATGCATTAGAAGCATATCCTGAGGAAAGATCAGTTACAATAGATTACACTGATTTAGAAATGTTTGATCCTGATTTAGCAGATCATTTAATTGAATCACCAGAAGAAATTTTAAATTCTGCTCAAAAAGCAATTAAAAATATTGATCCATTAAATCAGAATGCTGAGTTAAATGTTAGAATATCTAGTCTTACAAATGTTATACCTCTTAAAATATTATTAAGTAAATATATTGGAAGTTTTATAGCTGCTGATGGTATTGTAAGAAAAACTGATGAAATTAGACCAAGGATTGAAACAGGTGTCTTTGAATGTAGAGGTTGTATGAAGAAATATGAAGTAGAAC is a genomic window of Methanobrevibacter wolinii SH containing:
- a CDS encoding metallophosphoesterase, producing MKIGLISDTHIPDRYNKLPKKVYEAFESVDLILHAGDLTDKSVIEELEKIAPTIAVQGNMDRNNNINLPKYKIIEKENIKIGLIHGEVYPRGDKQQLYYLAEELGVKILISGHSHIPAIDTVKDVLLVNPGSPTSPRLSDPSVMVMEINDKNVNIEAIKVGKPTCKSTMFLEKNMKK
- a CDS encoding RlmE family RNA methyltransferase is translated as MGSRWEMERKNDPYYKRAKANEYRSRASYKLKQLDKKYRIIKKGDTVVDLGAAPGGWSQIALEKVQEDGIVVGVDLNRIKPLPNENYYRIRGDFTSQEVQNKIMKLIGGKAKVIVSDASPSLSGIRDIDHLRSIDLINVVIDIGDNILEEHGNIVIKVFQGPEYKHLIEKLKKKFKILKTTKPPSSRKKSREMYIVGIGFKKPKNN